From the Rhinoraja longicauda isolate Sanriku21f chromosome 5, sRhiLon1.1, whole genome shotgun sequence genome, the window cgttggccggaggctcttctgttgtcggacacctcggcggcctcctgtgcacgggccctggcgttacattgggttgcccgtttcggcatccgggctatcatcactaccgaccggggcgcccagttcacctcgtccctctttgccgcgcttgcgcagctgtatgggtcgtgcttgcagcagaccaccgcctatcatccccaagctaacgggatggtagagcgcttccaccgacagctgaaggcgtccctctgtgcccgcctgaccggccctgactgggccgaccagctaccttgggtcctcctcggtattcgcacggcccctaagtctgatctgggtacctcctcggcggaactcgtctacggatcgcccctgcgggtgccggatGACATTgttcccttatcctcccccttgccgtcgtccgtcccgtcaattttggcttctctccgggcgtgggtaggttccctggccccagtcccagcCTCCTGTCACGGGAGTACAGCAGTGCACGTACCGGCGGACTTGcaggactgcgagttcgttttcctccgacgggattcccaccgcccccctctacagccggtctaccagggcccgttccaggtgctgaaaagggggacggtcaccttcactttaCAAGTAGGCACCCGTCAGGAGCtcgtctctgtctcccggctcaaatcggcccacttggaccaggaccgtcccgtgctgatggcccaacctcctcgccggggccaatCTCTGGCCGGCCCACCTGGTTCCCCAGCTGCGTCTCTTCCCCCACCGCTCGGGCCCCCGCTGCCCACGGCTGTGTTCACTCTGCCTCCTCCAGCCACGCCCCCATCGCCTACACCTGcagggtcccccctccctccccctccagcggCGCCCCCATCCGTCTCCACCGGcggggccctccccgcctccttcgtcgctggtggtaccggcctcccctctccgtacgcgttcaggtcgggcggtccgggcgcccgtgaggtacggtaccgagggttctggggggggggtcatgtagggatatagggattggctagaagagttcgaaccctcggattggctagcgatgtcaccaggtgtgctAGCGCGGGAGATAtagtcagtctagcgttgaactctgtttaggtaagacgttaggtaatTGTCTgcagtttgagtgttgcgattgtcacggagtttttagaaccatgcaataaacttcatctgcaACATCCATCCGCTATCAGACTCGCTACAACAGGATTATTCACATACTTGGACACACATTAGATATGCCAGCAACCACTAGTATAAAGCTGAGGAGATGGGTAGGAAGTGAATACTTCCCCTCATCTGAATGCATTGCCAAGGTTGCATGGCCAAAGCCATCTGACCTCCAATGCATTCTATACTCTGCACTACATTGTGCAGATATAGAAATCCAGTAAGTCCTGCTGAATGCATTTCTGAACTGTCATCTGGCACTAGGTGTAATCTGGCTCATTGCATTTCGCTCTTTAATGTTTCCTCTAAAGTGCAATCTGGTTAATGGATTTATGCATTATCTCACAATATTCTTTATTTTTACCGATCTGCCATTTACTTTCAGGAGTTCATCAAATCAAGTTATGGTTAGCTGAAGATTGTAACTTCTATCATCACAAACACTGCAAAatctatttacaatattttcAGGAAACTACTTACGTTTCAAGAAACTTAACGCAATCTTCCTGACCATATATCTCTGCAATTCTTCTGGGGGTGTCTCCATACAGGTCTGCTTTGTCAACAGGAGCATGTAGTGAATGCAGCATTCGAAGGACAGAAAGTTTGCCAGATTCTGCAGCAAAATGTGCTGGAGTCCATCCCGTAGCAGTCCTCAAGCAAGGTCGAGACCCATTTGCAATAAGGATTTTCACCATGTCTGCTTTTCCTGTCAAAAATTCCAAATTAATAATTTACATAAAGCATGGAAATCTTTATATTCTAATTAATACTGAAAAATAGCTAAAGGTAATTCAACGGACTTGTTGGATTAAGGGATACAGGGAATGTGCACTGTATTTAGCTACCCGACGAATAAATATCACAGTGTAATTAATGGATTTCAATATTTTTATTTCGAAACAATCTTTAGTTCGAAGCATTTGGTTTTTGATGAGTAGACAAGTTGGGGGAAAAATTAAAAACTATACTTTGGTGCATCTTAGATATATGTAGCATGAAGTAGTTTTTGCTTCATAAGAGCAATGATGTTTGTACAAATTTAATTAGTCTGCACCATTTGACAAACAATGAGCAAAAAAGATAAATTTAAAACTGAATTTTACCAAACAGGAAAGGTCCACAGAAAACCTCTGAAGcacaataaacaaataaatgcaTGCCAAGAGAGCACCCTAGTGGTTTACAAGAGTATCACAAGTATTTATTTGTCAAATGCACTAGATGTGAACTagaacaattaaatccttacttACAGTAGCTTTACAGGCTATTTGGTGCAACAACCataacaacaataaatatacaaaaAACTCAGTTATTCTAAGACCATGACCAAAGTAAATAGAGCAAACAATGCAGCAATACCATGTGATTTGTCCTTCAAAACCAAATGACAAatttctaaacatagcacaaaaagtaagggaatttgtgtttggtagattatttctttgttgtaacaatgcttcttggcaataaatcttataccgttggaaagcctgtttatttcccttttaaatggtgccacatttgtaaggaacatgcatttgtgggatgagcagcacagctgagtatgtgggttgcgcccatgaaaaatgtgccaaatctttgccaatgccaaacagcttattctgccattgactcttgttcggtgttgtttggtggattggatgattgaagtctgaagaaacaagacatattggcaatttaacaatttattcatttaataaacaggagcctcagtagcgtgtggaagaaccatacacagccacaacagcctggcacctcctcctcatgctggtcaccagcctggtcacacactgttgtgggatggcatcccattcttcaaccagcatttgtcgcaagtcagccaatgtggttgtgttggtcactctggcacgaacagcacgcccaagctgatcccacaagtgttcaatggggttgaggtcacgactgctggcaggccattccatcctctccactcccaaattctggaggtagtctctgagaaaccctgctctgtgggggcgagcattgtcatcttggaggatagagttcggtcccagactgtggagatatgggattgccactggttgcagaatctcatctcgatatctctctgcattgagattgcctccaatgatgacaagcctcgtttttccagtgagggagatgccgccccacaccatcacactgcctccaccaaaagatgttactctatcggtgcagcaatcagcatagcgttctccgcgtcttctccacactttgaccctatgatccaactgccgtaggcagaaactggactcatcgctgaacataacgttcctccacatgttcaggttccagtgcacgtgttgccgacaccagcgcaaacgggcctgatggtgaagggcaaaccttgactgcaaatctgtagaagacagcctacggttcctaagtgctgatagggtgaggaaacggtcttcttcgggtgtcgtcttcttgggacgcccacttcgcggcctgtctctgacatccccagttatatggaacttggccttcactttggagatggtactagggctcactccaaataatgccgcaacttagttttgcggaacaccagcttgaagttgccctatcgcacgggccctatccagatcagtcaaacgtggcatgccgattcttggagcagacacctactgaccactgtagcagggcccatgctcacagatgctgccaatcaggcacctgattgtcagcacctgggggtaccagaagtacaagagtcaatagcaacagcaggataagctgtttggcattggcagagaagatttggcaaatttttcatgggcgcaacccatatactcagctctgctgctcatcccacaaatgcatgttccttacaaatgtggcaccatttaaaagggaaataaacaggctttccaacggtataagatttattgccaagaagcattgttacaacaaagaaataatctaccaaacacaaatttccttactttttgtgctatgtttaattATACTTGCACAGCTAAATATGTTTTTTCAGTACTGCACTAGCATTCCCACCAACAATCCAACCACCAGCTTCAGCCCTGGAGGCATCCAAATTATTACTCCATGTTACATATTGTTGAGTActctttgtataagaaaataactgcagatgctggtataattcgaaggtatttattcacaaaatgctggagtaactcagcaggtcaggcagcatctcgggagagaaggaatgggtgacgttttgggtcgagacccttcttcagactgatgtcaggggggcgggacaaaggaaggatataggtggagacaggaagatagagggagatctgggaaggaggcggggaagagagggacagaggaactatctaaagttggagaagtcgatgttcataccactgggctgcaaactgcccaggcgaaatatgaggtgctgttcctccagtttccggtgggcctcactatggcactggaggaggcccatgacagaaaggtcagactgggaatgggagggggagttgaagtgctcggccaccgggagatcagtttggcgaagcgatcgccgagccttcgcttggtttcgctgatgtaaataaattgacatctagagcagcggatgcaatagatgaggttggaggaggtgcaggtgaacctttgtctcacctggaaagactgtttggttccttggatggagttgagaggggaggtaaagggacaggtgttgcatctcgtgaggttgcaggggaaagtgcctggggttggggtggtttgggtaggaagggacgagtggaccagggagttacggagggaacggtctctgcggaacgcagagaggggaggggatgggaagatatggccagtggtggggtcccgttgtaggtgacggaaatgttggcggatgatttgttggatccgctggctggtggggtggaaggtgagaacgagggggattttgTCCTTGCTgcaagtgggagggggagcaagagcggagctgcgggatgcagaaaagaccctagtgagagcctcatctataatggaggaggggaagccccgtttcctgaagaacgaggacatctctgaagccctactgtgaaatacctcatcccgggcgcagatgcggcatagacggaggaattgggagtaggggatagactttttgcaggggaccgggtgggaagaagtgtagtccagatagctgtgcgagtcagtgggtttatagtaaatgtccatcactggtctgtctcctgtaatggagatggtgaggtccagaaacgagagggagatgtcggagatagtccaggtatatttaagggcaggatagaaattggaagtgaagtgtatgaagtcagtgagttctgcaagggtacaagaggtagcaccaatgcagtcgtcgatgtagcggaggtagagttcggggatcgggccggtgtacgcccggaacagggattgttcgacgtacccgacaaagaggcaagcgtagctagggcccatgcgagtgcccatagctacgcctctggtttggaggaagtgggaggtgtagcgaccatagagattagtcctgggagtcaaaccctcagattggccagcaaggtcacgtgtgggcgcgaccgtagggattggtccagggagttgagcccgctgattggacagcgacgtcacgtgtggttttggcgccgaaaaccagttagttaggagagttctcgaagtgaacagtttgaattaatggttgtctgtaatctcgttcgttatagtttgtaatcgaatgttgctgtcgcaataaacttctttaacaaagaacgagcctccagactcgccatattggtgaccccgacgtgatccagccgatcacctaccatgggtgaacaagacgcctcgtcttcGGTTCCTACGCCTGGcgcaccgcagctaaacgcggtcagcgttcaccttccgccattttgggcacatcaaccacaatcttggtttgcccatgccgaagctcagtttcacctaagaaacatctcgacggacgagacaaagtactattacctcgtcagtgctctaccgccggagacgtctgcgcgggtgatgcggttcatcatcgcccctcctgcagatggcaagtacgaggcactgaaggtactcttgttacgaaccttcagattcagtaggcatgaccgagctaagaggcttatgcacctaccggatctcggagatcggctgccgtccgttctcatggccgaaatgttgacgctagcaggtgaacacacggattggctcatgttcgagcaggcattccgagagaagcttcccgaagatgtcaaactcatgctcacggattgttcttttaaggaccccgtggcatatgcggagaaagctgatgcgctcttggcatccaaatcaaaaacaaacagttcgatcaacaaggtctcggcatcagcgggcagcctgcagcggcaccaagatggcgccgcgtctcacgccatttctccaaaagcccgccaaaaggatccgcacaagcgcggctgctGTCATTACCATCtatgatggggtggagaagcccacaactgccgctcaccttgcaccttctcgggaaatgccacggcaaatcgtacatagaggcggtcacgattggccagaaccgacgcctctacgtccgagatcgattcacggacacggaatttttggttgacacgggagccatagtcagcatcgtgccgccgaccgacctcgaaacccgatcgggtaagaaaaggcctaccctcatcgcggttaacggcagccccatccgcacgtatggtacacggacaatgtctctggctttcggcacccgcacgtacggtACACGgacaatgtctctggctttcggcacccgcacgtacgaatggccattcatcatcgcggaagtcagtcaggcgatcctgggcgcagattttctctgggccttttcactagtccccgatgtccgcggtaacggccttcggccctccgccagcagcgatgagcccgccgctccaccggccgccaccccgcccagcccgactgtccaggccgtcgtcgcggcccccgacccgtatgctgcggtcctggcggagtttccggagctgctcgttcagcggttcaactccccttctgcccggcacggcgtggtccaccacatccgcaccgagggaccccccgtcttcgctcgggccaggaggttaccgccagacaaactggtggtggcgcgggcagaattccggaagatggaacaaatgggaattgtccgtcggtccgacagcccgtgggcctctccgttgcatatggtctccaaagcatctggggggtggagaccatgcggcgattaccggcgcctcaatgccgtcaccacggccgaccgctaccccataccgcacctccaagacttctcgtttgggctggaaggtgccgtggtttactccaaaatcgatttggtgcagggctaccaccagatccctgtgcgcccagaggacataccaaagactgccacgatcactccgttcgggttgttcgaatggttgcgtatgcctttcggtttaaagaacgcggcacaggcttttcagcgactcatggaccatgttggtcgagatttgcctttcgttttcatttatttagatgatatcctggtcgccagccgctcggagcaggaacacctagcccatttgcggaccatgttccggcggctccaagaccacgggctcatcatccaaccctccgtgtcaatttggcctccattctattgatttcttaggacaccgaatcacccccaccggcgccacccctttgcccgagaaggtggaggctgtccgtgcattcccgcggcccaccagtgaaggggttgcaggagttcgtgggcatggtgaacttctaccataggttcgtcccggcagcggcacgggtcatgcgcccgctcttccagtgtctcgcgggcaaacctgtggagttagaatggtccgcggccgctgagacggcctttgaggcagctaaagcggctctggcagacgccaccatgctcgtccacccgagcgcctccgcccccacggccctgacggtcaaTGCGTcgaacgtggcggtgggaggggttttggaacagcaagtgggtggcctttggcagcccttgccgtttttcagccgacagctgagttgcaggggaccgggtgggaagaagtgtagtccagatagctgtgcgagtcagtgggtttatagtaaatgtccgtcactagtctgtctcctgtgatggagatggtgaggtccagaaacgggagggagatgtcggagatagtccaggtatatttaagggcaggatggaaattggaagtgaagtgtatgaagttagtgagttctgcatgggtacaagaggtagcaacaatgcagtcgtcgatgtagcggaggtagagttcggggatcgggccagtgtacgcccggaacagggattgttcgacgtacccgacaaaggcaagtgtagctagggcccatgcgagtgcccatagctacgcctctggtttggaggaagtgggaggagtcaaaggagaagttgttgagggtaagaaccagctctgctaggcggaggagtgttggtagatggggattggctggttctacggtcgaggaagaaacggacggcttcgagaccatccttgtgagggatggaagtgtagagtgactggacatccatggtaaagatgagggagtgggggcctgggaaccggaagttatcgaggagatggagagcgtgtgaggtgtcttggacgtaggtggggagggatttaaccaggggggataggatggagtcgaggtaggtggaaataagttcggtgggacatgagcaggcagagacaatgggtctgccgggacagttctgtttattgaATACTTTTTTATTTAACTCTTTGTTGAATACTTGGATATGTTCAGATTTGGTTACTAAGGAACAAGGAAAACATCCCAAATTAGcaaacaatgcaaaaaaaaagcaattgAGTGTATTCAGGTCAAAGGAAAATATGATGAAATACAATATGATATTGTTAAGATAGGGTTTTCTTTACAACATTTTGAACATATTCGCTGGAGAACAAACAGATGTctaaaatgaattttaaaaatatgcCAGGAAGCAATATTACTTTCAAAATCTGACAAATGTCTGGAATGGTTGACCGGGTAAGGTGAACAAAACAAAAATTCTTAAATCCTTCAACATGTGATGGAAagtcaaaaaattgcagatgctgtaaatctgaaattaaaaatagaaaacgctggaaactcagtggatcaggcaacatatgCAGAGAGACAGTTAACGTTTCTAGTCAAAGACCATTCACTTGCATTTCTTccaatctggagtactgtgtttggTGCTCACAATTTAATCTTCTCTACATTGGAAAAGCCAAAACGAGGATTGAGGTGCCACTCTGCACAACATTTGCGTTCAGTCCTCAGAAGTGAATCTGCATTTTCCATTGCCTGGAACTTTAATTCCATGCCCCTGGCCTCATACACTATACAATGAGGTCCTACACCTCATCGTCCATATGGACACCTTGCAGCCTTCCAGATTCAATGTGGAATTCTACAACTTTGGGTAATTCACTTTGTCAGTATCAACAACGACACTTATCCATTATCTTCatagatgttagacacaaaatgctggagtaacacgaagGGTGGTGTTGCCGACCTTTGGCCGCCGCCCAGTGGAGCGGGGTACGTTCGCCCCAGTCCGGATCCTTCATGCTCGGGtcgcaagaggctctgtgcagaaTCTCCTCCACCAGGTCGGTGtctcccgccgccgccgcctcgtGCAGCTCCGACATCCCCGGAGTCGCCCTGGCAACCCCGGACAACAACCTGGGGCACGCGCTGAACGCGAGTCGTGGCCGGGAGGCGGGGCTGCAAAAAGCGTGCAACGTGGATTGAAGCAGATTAGGGCAAAGTCGCAAGCAAAGCCAAGCCCATGGTGAAGGGGACCTATGAATCACTGGAAGCAGCGtgtgagaaggactgggtgactatcaggtggaggaaggaaggaaggaagtcaGGTAGATAAAGAGTAGGTTTCACTCTAAATCCATTCCTCCCCGTTGGAAAATGGTGGGGATGATATATCTCTGGGGAGCCACGAGTGGTTCAGTGGTGAAAGGAGGAAGGAGTGAGAGCCCAAGGACAACAATGGTGGTAGAATGGTGgactgagaggtatagatagatgTTTTTGCAGCCGTGGATGTGAATCAAGGATGGTGTGCCATCCCTGTTTTCAGCGACAAGGATGCAACAAAGCAGCCGCAGGAGATTCTAATGGCCAGTAGTCATGGTTCATATTAGTACAGGTACTTCTGGTATAACATGTGTTTCCATAACACAGATTGGATATAATGCAGGATGAAATGGGCAACACATTTGTATTACGCTGGCCGAATTGGTTATAACTTGATTTCGGTCGGGAACTAAAGAGTTATTTTGGAAATTAACAGGCAGAAAACTAGCTGATTTGGATTTAAACAAAGTGGACTTGTTATCGTGGAACCTACCCGCAGTAATCTGACGCCATTGTGTCTTGAACCCAGCAGCTACTTTCACCTCGATCGTCATTGAAATTGACCAGCAATCACTTCTATTAACACTTGTGCAACAATACTCTATTAAAGAATATAACATACAGACTTTAGCATTCAGTAATGACAATAATCTCATTGcttatgaaaaaaaaaattatctttGCAAATCCTGCCGGAAAAATAACTTATTAtgagtctgaaactctctagccCCTAACCATTTTAATCCCCATGGACACAATTGCCCTTATAATGTTATTTTCCATAACATAAGGTTTCTTAGGAACACTACTATCGCATTACAGCAGAACTACCTTTACTAATGCCGTAGGTTAAAACATGGAATTTAATCTAACAACATGAATTTATGCAACAAAGGCAGCAGATTAAGGTAGCAGAGGTTGTAATCTCTGAATTGATTCCAGTGCCACGTGTTAGTGAGTATAATAATAAGTGGATAAATTAGATGAATATAAGGGATATGAAGGAGAGAGAGTTTAAGATGTCTGGACCATTGGGACTATTTCTGGTGAAGGTGTGACATGTGCAGGTTTGGTGGTTTGCATCAAACCAAAATGGGGCCAAACATTCTAATGGAGAGGTTTGTTAGTGCATTTGGGAAGGTTTTTAATTACCCTGGCAGGGGATTGGTGTactgaggtggcacggtggtgcagctgatacagccactgcctcacagctccaaagacctgggtttattCTG encodes:
- the ankrd66 gene encoding ankyrin repeat domain-containing protein 66, with the protein product MSELHEAAAAGDTDLVEEILHRASCDPSMKDPDWGERTPLHWAAAKGKADMVKILIANGSRPCLRTATGWTPAHFAAESGKLSVLRMLHSLHAPVDKADLYGDTPRRIAEIYGQEDCVKFLETAERESLNYRRVAEMKGMFLDETDEEWEKQKESEMAERREAAKNTSDVTCKPQQRQAHYTCKTPVKMPKKGKLPKINKVCKKYVK